TAGCAACTGTTGGTGGttcaatttctcttcttctttttcgaaTACTCGAATTCACTACTGGTTCATCAGTTTGTTTACCAGCTTCATTAGGGAAATTCAATATCGCTTTACTTCCACGCATCCTAAAAGCTGCACGATCATATGCTTTAGCAGCTTCAATTGCTGTTTCAAAAGTACCTAACCAAACTCTAGAACCTTTACGGCTTGGATCTCTAATCTCTGCTGCAAATTTCCCCCATGGTCGTTGTCTTACTCCTCTGTATTTTCTTGAATCTGTCTGACTCTTTTGTTTGGTAACAGTTTTAGTTGGTAcagattttttgttttcttgttgttcaGCGAAATTCATCATCATCGTTACATTAGGTTTATTTACAGAGATGCTCTTCAACGAAGGTCTTCGATCTTTCATAGAACTAGTAGTTGATTCAATGATCTGTGGTTTCTGTTCGAATCGGAACATATCATTTGAGGTTTGGAACTCAAAAATATTAGTAGTAGTTTTTTTGTCTTCTTCttggaaattcaagaagaattcAAAATCTGGTTTTGAAACTGAATTTTGTGAGTATAAAGATGATTGTTGAGTACCAGAGACAGAAGAAGAAGTTTCTGTTTGAGATAATTCAGATTGAGGAGCCAAGCTCACTTCCGATTTCTCAATTGAATCATTTCTTGAGATTTTTGGAGTACAAATAGGACTTAAATCATTGAGAAAGCTTTCAAGTGATGCAAAATCACCTAATAGATGTTGTCTGATTAGATCAAGAGTTGACGATTCATCTTGTGTTGCCATTAGTAGAGTGTTTACTGAGATCTAGATAGATTTTGTTTTCAAGCTTGAAGCTGAAAGATGAGATGTGAGAGTAGATTGAATGAAGTGATGAGGCGGTAGTAGCGATATATAAAGGAGCGAAAGTTTTCAGTGGGCAGTTCTTTTTCGGACGTGACTTGCGGCTTCTTGGCTTGATCCGAGAAGCAACCTTCTTGTATCTTTTGTCATCATTCATTATTCTTTGTCATCATTCATTATTCTTTGTCATCATTTATTATTTTCTGTcattatttaattattattttggtTGAAAAATTAGTTAGATAAAATATTTATGGAGAATCTATCTTCGAGGGCAGTTCTAAAGGAGAAAGATGCTTTGGAGAAGGGGTGTTATCTAGAAAGGATTTGGATATAAAAACGTGGGGAAGCTAATTAATAAATGTTTTTAATTGATTAGGATTAGATCAAAATTCAAAGTTAAGCAACAAAATGCCACTTGTCAAGTGGGAGATAGACACATGAGGAGCAATGAACATGGTCGAGGAAGGTTCAAACTTATGAGAATTGTTAAATAAATGAACATAGCCAGAGGTCAAATATTTTTTGACCACCTTCATACTCACGGGCTCTGTCTTTATCATTGCATTGTTTTATTTAGTTTGAGATGTCTCAATCCTTTTATACTATGGTATATGGCTGCTTGTATCTGTGTTGCGCGTGTCTTTGACATTATAGAATCAGATCTTCTTATAGTTATGTGTGAATGGCAGCTTGTATCAGCATTGCACATGTCATTGACATTAGAGAATATAGTGTGAATGGCTGCTTGTATCAGCATTGCACGTCATTGCCATTAGAGAATTTGATCTTGTTATAGTTATGTAAGGAAGCTTTCCAGACCGATAAACCCGCCTGAAGTCGGCTCAAACAAAACCGATCGAAACAGAACTAATTACCCAACGGTAGGCGACAGTTTTAGAATTCAAAACCGATCTGTCCATAGTTCAGCGACAACTAATATTAATAGCCGACTGATCAAACTGAAATCGACCATAAGTGAATATTAACCTTAATATATAAAGGTTACTTTTTaggttttgtttattttcctatctttttccttctctttcctccGCCTCTGGATCTAGAGAAATTAATCTTGGCTTCACTTAGATGTAAATCAATAAGAAGTTATAGTTACATTCAAGATGATGTACATCATATTTAGGTATTATGATGTTGTATTTTCACAGTAGTTTTCCCAATTAATAatactttttattattttcatgattgtgATGTTGTCGATCatgatgataagaatgaactACTACCTCCAATCTTTTTGGTTCATATGATCTTTGGATTTGGCGATTGGTTGTTATTATGAATTCtatttaaatttcttttttaggtttttctttATCAACTTTTTTACGATTTTGCTGGTGTTTTGTTGGGTGGATTTTCATATTTAGATTTTTAATAATGCTTTTCATGCCATTTTTTGATCTGCAGATCCACTCAGTAAAGGCTATATATTAAAGGATAAAGTTTCTGGTTGTGATCAAAGATTTGGGATGGGATACGATATGTTCATGTAGTTGTGTTTGTATTGGTGAAATAATATTTGAATT
The nucleotide sequence above comes from Papaver somniferum cultivar HN1 chromosome 8, ASM357369v1, whole genome shotgun sequence. Encoded proteins:
- the LOC113302543 gene encoding ethylene-responsive transcription factor 5-like; this encodes MATQDESSTLDLIRQHLLGDFASLESFLNDLSPICTPKISRNDSIEKSEVSLAPQSELSQTETSSSVSGTQQSSLYSQNSVSKPDFEFFLNFQEEDKKTTTNIFEFQTSNDMFRFEQKPQIIESTTSSMKDRRPSLKSISVNKPNVTMMMNFAEQQENKKSVPTKTVTKQKSQTDSRKYRGVRQRPWGKFAAEIRDPSRKGSRVWLGTFETAIEAAKAYDRAAFRMRGSKAILNFPNEAGKQTDEPVVNSSIRKRRREIEPPTVANEEVRVIKRENSPEIESKPLNSPLTPSNWMANWEGFEMDGIFDIPMLSPLSPHPPLGYPQLMVL